Proteins from a genomic interval of Chitinophagales bacterium:
- a CDS encoding transposase — MLITKTYKYRIYPTQKQESRMTNHMNMSRYVWNWHLGGIMKQYKDSKTFPSMIEQQNLLPKLKEEKPWFKNVYSMVLQDANRRLHKALITFFKSKKEGNTDTGFPTYKKKGQWNSLNYTDYGRNMPSYFSTMNRKIGKEKANNHIPVPKIGFVKIKRQEFHHQVANWLLKHYDLIAIEDLAIKNMIRKAKPKQDEEGNFTRNGKKAKSGLSKSIANAGWYSFRVILENKAKELGKVVVAIAPQYTSQKCSGCGATVKKALSVRTHSCNECGFTANRDHNAAINILTLGLESLGLYAYDAPTIPLG, encoded by the coding sequence ATGCTAATCACCAAAACATACAAATACCGAATTTATCCTACCCAAAAACAAGAAAGTAGGATGACTAACCACATGAATATGAGTCGGTATGTTTGGAATTGGCATTTAGGCGGAATCATGAAGCAGTACAAGGATAGTAAAACCTTTCCTTCGATGATTGAACAACAGAACCTACTGCCTAAACTAAAGGAAGAAAAGCCGTGGTTTAAGAATGTTTATTCCATGGTGCTGCAAGACGCCAATAGAAGACTACACAAAGCACTCATTACATTTTTTAAATCCAAGAAAGAGGGAAACACCGATACAGGATTTCCTACATACAAGAAAAAAGGACAGTGGAATAGCTTGAACTATACCGATTACGGCAGAAATATGCCAAGTTACTTTTCTACCATGAATCGCAAAATCGGTAAAGAAAAAGCGAATAACCATATCCCTGTTCCAAAAATAGGCTTTGTCAAAATAAAACGGCAAGAGTTTCATCATCAAGTAGCGAATTGGTTGTTAAAACACTATGATTTGATAGCTATTGAAGATTTGGCTATCAAAAACATGATTCGCAAAGCCAAGCCTAAGCAAGACGAAGAAGGTAATTTTACTCGCAACGGCAAAAAAGCGAAATCGGGACTTAGTAAATCTATTGCAAATGCAGGTTGGTACTCCTTTCGTGTAATCTTGGAAAATAAGGCTAAGGAACTTGGAAAGGTAGTCGTAGCTATTGCGCCACAGTACACAAGTCAGAAGTGTAGTGGTTGTGGCGCAACAGTAAAGAAAGCCTTATCAGTTAGAACACATAGCTGCAATGAGTGTGGTTTTACGGCAAACCGTGACCACAATGCAGCCATAAACATATTGACTCTCGGACTGGAGAGTTTAGGGCTATATGCCTATGATGCCCCCACTATACCGTTAGGTTAG
- the lysM gene encoding peptidoglycan-binding protein LysM, producing the protein MGLISFVKNAGAKLFGRKKAEEAPKETTTQKTAEELQAEHNAQKAVELENLVRGLGLEVSDLYIEVNDDVATVHGSTTTQAEKEKVVLAVGNVEGIASVDDNLTVEKGEEAETTSHEIPANYHTVVKGDTLSKIAKHYYGNAMKYPAIFEANKPMLKDPNLIYPGQVLRIPTLDA; encoded by the coding sequence ATGGGATTGATTTCATTTGTAAAAAATGCTGGTGCCAAATTATTCGGTCGTAAAAAAGCGGAAGAAGCACCCAAAGAAACAACAACTCAAAAAACTGCTGAAGAACTACAAGCTGAACACAATGCTCAGAAAGCAGTTGAACTCGAAAACTTGGTGAGAGGTTTAGGTCTTGAAGTAAGTGATTTGTACATTGAAGTAAACGATGATGTAGCAACTGTTCACGGCAGCACAACTACTCAAGCTGAGAAAGAAAAAGTAGTTTTGGCTGTTGGTAATGTAGAGGGAATAGCAAGTGTTGATGACAACCTTACCGTTGAAAAAGGCGAAGAAGCTGAAACAACTTCTCACGAGATTCCTGCAAACTACCACACAGTAGTAAAAGGTGATACCCTTAGCAAAATCGCAAAACACTACTACGGCAATGCTATGAAATATCCTGCTATTTTTGAAGCAAACAAGCCAATGTTGAAAGATCCTAACTTGATTTATCCTGGTCAAGTGCTTCGTATTCCTACTTTGGATGCATAA
- a CDS encoding choice-of-anchor L domain-containing protein, whose translation MKYLLLLFAALLPSMFALAQIEYINAPPIDAEIFVQRLTGNGVQVFNAELMCPDKASGFFKNGDSTNLGMKSGIVLTTGSTEIAFDPNTVGNAGVNNGGPGYAPLEDWPNGYNGTFNACVLEFDFVPYDDSINLNYIFGSEEYPEYVGSSFNDIFGILIQGLPEYPENMSIIQKNIAIIPTSPGINVAINFLNFASYSQFYQENTDDPYIQYDGQTVRLPAKAKVTPCNTYHLSIAIADVSDGIYDSGLFLEEGSFSSKIPQVVSASSNFDENIHTIFEGGSEGIFTFAVDNLHPAGELFPIVTTPLGNKTFDLVLGGTATIFEDYTLDTENLIFYPKEEDHTILFPEQATQQLKVTPIADNIEEEAEYLTIGFYSNCSQQYLSIDTLWIEDPLQTGIEEGGTICIGESFQLSVFGGDENMTYQWTPSETLDNPTIANPIASPTETTTYIVTVTGENGYEAQHGVTIYVSEEALANLTASSNSVCPFNAAVLSVPPYQPNYTYTFYNENGDIIAETNFLQILVYPEITTTYTVVVTNSEGCTATDEITIEVEDLQLELAENFIVCENEVLSLQTLPDLPNVSYEWTPSIGLSDSHTANPTITTTETRTYTLTTISTLGCMDTIQTTIEVAEDCVYPGDADDNGKVNMFDLFAIGQHFGKSGFARNTISNKWQGFGVYDWSETQANGKNIKYIDCNGDGEIGFKDTVALVYNFDLHQKSGGFTKGVLGDPELQFIPNFEVIGAGKTLELEVWIGSDENPVSDLYAIAFETFFDTHLIDGNAISMDYKGSGLGTVGVDLLTTSWVNEVSGRINVSMSKIGGQGITGKIYLLTIRMKTQDIIGSENFSFNITDFGATHSDEEEILVNVDNTPTIEVNPEIVGIEALSAALPYQLYPSFTQDGFYLNYTLQKNPSIQVTLFDLSGQQLGIVWQRKESSLGSFQQYIDLKERNLAAGVYLIEVQIEGRTYREKIVFY comes from the coding sequence ATGAAATACCTACTACTCTTATTCGCTGCGTTGCTTCCTTCAATGTTTGCACTTGCCCAAATCGAATACATCAATGCTCCACCCATTGATGCCGAAATATTTGTCCAACGACTGACAGGGAATGGAGTGCAAGTCTTCAATGCCGAATTGATGTGCCCAGATAAAGCATCAGGCTTTTTTAAGAATGGTGACAGCACAAATTTAGGAATGAAAAGTGGCATTGTATTGACCACAGGAAGTACAGAGATCGCTTTTGATCCCAATACGGTTGGAAATGCAGGTGTGAATAATGGAGGACCAGGATATGCTCCACTTGAAGACTGGCCAAATGGTTACAATGGCACTTTCAATGCCTGTGTTTTGGAGTTTGACTTTGTTCCTTATGATGATTCAATCAACTTGAATTACATTTTTGGCTCAGAAGAATATCCCGAATATGTGGGTAGTTCATTCAACGATATATTTGGAATACTCATTCAGGGTTTGCCCGAATATCCAGAAAATATGTCTATAATCCAAAAAAATATCGCCATTATTCCCACTTCTCCTGGCATAAATGTGGCCATCAATTTTTTGAATTTTGCAAGCTATAGCCAATTTTATCAGGAAAACACAGACGACCCATACATTCAATACGATGGACAAACCGTTCGCCTGCCTGCAAAAGCAAAGGTCACTCCCTGCAATACCTACCACCTAAGTATTGCCATAGCGGATGTAAGCGATGGGATTTACGATTCAGGTTTGTTCCTTGAAGAAGGTAGTTTTAGCAGCAAAATTCCCCAAGTTGTATCCGCATCAAGTAATTTCGATGAAAATATCCATACCATTTTTGAAGGAGGCTCGGAAGGTATTTTCACCTTTGCGGTTGATAACTTGCATCCTGCAGGAGAGTTATTTCCAATCGTTACAACACCTCTTGGAAACAAAACGTTTGATTTGGTTTTGGGCGGAACAGCAACAATCTTTGAAGATTATACCTTGGATACAGAGAATCTTATTTTTTATCCAAAGGAAGAAGACCATACTATTCTTTTTCCAGAGCAAGCTACTCAACAATTGAAAGTAACACCGATTGCAGACAACATCGAGGAAGAAGCAGAATACCTCACGATTGGCTTTTACTCCAATTGCAGCCAACAGTATCTTTCCATTGATACGCTTTGGATTGAAGACCCTTTGCAAACGGGTATTGAAGAAGGAGGAACGATTTGTATAGGAGAGAGTTTCCAGCTTTCTGTTTTTGGAGGAGACGAAAACATGACCTATCAGTGGACTCCTTCCGAAACGTTGGACAATCCTACCATTGCCAATCCGATTGCAAGCCCTACCGAAACAACCACTTATATAGTGACAGTCACAGGGGAAAATGGCTACGAAGCCCAACATGGTGTTACCATATACGTATCGGAAGAAGCGCTGGCAAACCTAACGGCTTCATCCAATTCAGTATGCCCTTTTAATGCTGCCGTTTTATCCGTACCTCCCTATCAACCCAATTATACCTACACTTTTTACAACGAGAATGGAGACATTATTGCAGAAACTAATTTTTTACAAATACTGGTCTATCCCGAAATAACAACAACCTATACTGTGGTTGTAACCAACAGCGAAGGTTGCACCGCAACAGACGAAATCACCATTGAAGTAGAAGACCTTCAACTCGAATTAGCCGAAAATTTCATCGTTTGTGAAAACGAAGTCCTCTCGCTTCAAACCCTTCCCGACCTACCCAATGTTTCGTATGAATGGACTCCGAGCATTGGACTAAGTGATTCTCATACTGCAAACCCTACCATTACCACCACAGAAACAAGAACTTACACACTTACCACCATTTCAACTTTGGGCTGTATGGACACCATCCAAACGACCATTGAAGTAGCCGAAGACTGCGTTTACCCAGGCGATGCCGACGACAATGGCAAGGTCAATATGTTCGATTTGTTTGCGATTGGACAACATTTTGGCAAAAGTGGATTTGCTCGAAATACTATCAGCAACAAGTGGCAGGGCTTTGGCGTGTATGATTGGAGTGAAACACAGGCGAATGGCAAGAATATCAAATACATAGACTGCAATGGCGATGGTGAGATTGGCTTCAAAGATACGGTGGCCTTGGTGTATAATTTTGACCTACACCAAAAAAGTGGCGGTTTTACCAAAGGCGTTTTGGGCGACCCCGAACTGCAATTCATCCCCAATTTTGAAGTGATTGGCGCAGGTAAAACTTTAGAATTGGAGGTGTGGATAGGCAGCGACGAAAATCCTGTGAGTGATTTGTATGCCATTGCTTTTGAGACGTTTTTTGATACCCATCTGATAGATGGAAACGCTATATCAATGGATTACAAGGGTAGCGGTTTGGGAACAGTTGGTGTGGATTTGTTGACAACAAGTTGGGTCAATGAAGTCAGTGGCCGTATCAATGTGTCCATGTCTAAAATAGGTGGTCAAGGAATAACAGGCAAAATATATCTTCTGACCATCCGCATGAAAACCCAAGATATTATCGGCTCTGAAAATTTCTCCTTCAATATCACCGATTTTGGAGCGACTCATTCCGATGAAGAAGAAATATTGGTGAATGTGGACAACACGCCTACGATTGAGGTGAATCCCGAAATCGTTGGCATTGAAGCCCTCTCTGCTGCTCTGCCTTACCAATTGTACCCTTCTTTCACCCAAGATGGTTTCTATTTGAACTACACACTTCAAAAAAATCCGTCCATTCAAGTCACCCTATTTGATTTATCAGGCCAGCAACTGGGGATTGTATGGCAGCGAAAGGAATCGAGTTTGGGCAGTTTTCAGCAATATATTGACCTGAAGGAAAGGAACTTAGCTGCGGGAGTGTATCTTATTGAAGTGCAGATAGAAGGAAGGACATATCGGGAGAAAATCGTGTTTTATTGA